The window AACTTCTGACCTGAAAAGCCAGGATTGACAGTCATCACGAGCACACCGTCGAGTTCCACAAGGATGTCCGTGAGTACCTCCACGGGCGTGTGGGGGTTCAGAACCGCGTACGCTTTGGCGCCATTTTCCTTTATTTTCTGGACTGTGCGATGGAGGTGCGCACACGCTTCGTAGTGAACTCCAATCCACGATGCTCCGGATCTGGCGAAGCTTTCTACGTATTTGTCTGCATCGATGATCATCAGATGAACGTCTATCGGCAAGTTCGTGCAGGATTTGACCGCTTCCAGCAGTGGAAAACCGAAAGTGATGTTCGGCACGAACACGCCAT is drawn from Thermotoga sp. Ku-13t and contains these coding sequences:
- the rpe gene encoding ribulose-phosphate 3-epimerase; the protein is MRMISASILACDLSRLAEEIRRVQPYVDMIHLDVMDGVFVPNITFGFPLLEAVKSCTNLPIDVHLMIIDADKYVESFARSGASWIGVHYEACAHLHRTVQKIKENGAKAYAVLNPHTPVEVLTDILVELDGVLVMTVNPGFSGQKFIEWTVEKIKRLRRMIDERSLDVKIMVDGGVNEETMEKVVCAGAEILVMGYGIFRNPDPASVRKMMEGVECSC